The following proteins come from a genomic window of Flavobacterium crocinum:
- a CDS encoding carbohydrate-binding family 9-like protein translates to MHSRSNLLSLAVFFVGLMSYAQSEKPVTPKSYVAYKTSSEIVIDGDGADKAWEKASWTTPFVDIEGVETPKYKTQVKMLWDDKYYYILAKMEEPHVWANLRQRDTIIFYNNDFEVFIDPDNDTHNYYELEINALNTAWDLFINKPYREKNTVLNDWNIDGLKSAVKVDGTLNNASDNDKGWTLEIAIPWSVYKTSYFDNIVPKDKFWRVNFSRVNWQHSIVDGKYERKKDSEGKFLPEYNWVWSPMGVINMHEPEKWAYVYFSSKESDDKFTIPQEEKVKWELYTLYRAQKRYFDKNKSWAKSLQSISKKNIVVDGKVLKPVLENHSSGFNILVKSPFSNKTLIIKEDGKIITNE, encoded by the coding sequence ATGCATAGTAGAAGTAATTTATTGTCCCTTGCCGTTTTTTTTGTTGGATTGATGAGTTATGCGCAATCTGAAAAACCGGTTACGCCGAAAAGTTATGTTGCGTATAAAACTTCAAGCGAAATTGTTATTGACGGAGACGGAGCAGACAAAGCTTGGGAAAAAGCATCTTGGACAACTCCTTTTGTCGACATAGAAGGCGTTGAAACTCCAAAATACAAAACTCAGGTTAAGATGCTTTGGGACGATAAATACTACTATATCCTGGCAAAAATGGAAGAGCCTCATGTTTGGGCAAATCTAAGACAACGTGATACAATTATTTTTTACAATAATGATTTTGAGGTTTTTATCGATCCGGATAATGATACACACAATTATTATGAATTAGAAATTAATGCGCTAAATACAGCTTGGGATTTATTCATCAATAAACCGTACCGAGAAAAAAACACCGTTTTAAATGACTGGAATATAGACGGATTAAAATCGGCTGTAAAGGTAGACGGAACTTTAAATAATGCTTCAGACAATGATAAAGGCTGGACATTAGAAATCGCCATTCCGTGGTCGGTTTATAAAACATCGTATTTCGATAATATTGTTCCAAAAGATAAGTTTTGGAGAGTCAATTTCTCTCGCGTAAACTGGCAGCATTCTATCGTTGACGGAAAATACGAAAGAAAAAAAGATTCAGAAGGAAAGTTTCTCCCGGAATACAATTGGGTTTGGTCGCCTATGGGAGTCATCAATATGCATGAGCCCGAAAAATGGGCTTATGTATATTTTTCCTCAAAAGAAAGCGATGATAAATTCACAATTCCGCAGGAAGAAAAAGTAAAATGGGAACTGTATACATTGTACCGTGCTCAAAAGAGATATTTTGATAAAAATAAATCATGGGCAAAATCACTGCAAAGTATCAGTAAAAAAAATATAGTTGTTGATGGAAAAGTTTTAAAACCAGTTTTAGAAAATCATTCATCAGGATTTAATATCTTGGTAAAGAGTCCTTTTTCAAACAAAACCTTAATAATTAAAGAAGATGGTAAAATTATTACGAACGAATAA
- a CDS encoding glycoside hydrolase family 35 protein has protein sequence MNKILFKLGVLLICLMPFFTNAQTKGFSIANGEFQKDGKTIKIHSGEMHYERIPKEYWRHRLQMLKAMGLNTVATYVFWNYHEIEPGVWDFKTGNRDLAEFLRIAKSEGLYVILRPGPYACGEWEFGGYPWWLQNNKDLVIRTNNKAFLEACKTYLQQLYAVVKGNFANQGGPIIMVQAENEFGSYVSQRTDIRAEDHKAYKTAIYNMLKETGFPEPFFTSDGTWLFEGGAVEGVLPTANGESNIENLKKQVDKFHKGQGPYMVAEFYSGWLDHWAEPFIKIGSEEIASQTKKYLDAGVSFNYYMVHGGTNFGFTSGANYNEESDIQPDITSYDYDAPISEAGWATPKFMAIRDVMQKYSKTKLAPIPEKIPVVKYPNQPVQASMDVLSWIKKEKAVVNDQPLTFEKLGQGHGYVLYRKRFTQPINGKLKIQGLRDFATVYVNGAKVGELNRVFKNYELTVTIPFNGILEILVENMGRINYGAEIVHNTKGIISPVFINEYEISGGWEMYKMPMSEVPVLKTETVKPGRPVLYEATVNIDKPADTFLDMTNWGKGIVFVNGHNLGRYWKVGPQQTLYVPGCWLNKGVNNFVILEQLNENAQTELIFTDQPILDKLN, from the coding sequence ATGAATAAGATATTATTTAAGCTCGGAGTATTATTGATTTGCTTGATGCCGTTTTTTACAAACGCTCAAACAAAAGGATTTTCTATAGCTAATGGAGAATTTCAAAAAGATGGGAAAACTATAAAAATACATTCAGGCGAAATGCACTATGAGCGTATTCCTAAAGAATATTGGAGACATAGACTGCAAATGCTTAAAGCTATGGGATTGAATACCGTGGCAACATATGTGTTTTGGAATTATCATGAAATTGAGCCAGGTGTATGGGATTTTAAAACAGGAAATAGAGATTTAGCTGAGTTTTTACGTATTGCTAAAAGTGAAGGATTATATGTAATTCTTAGACCAGGACCATATGCCTGTGGTGAATGGGAATTTGGAGGATATCCTTGGTGGTTGCAAAATAATAAAGATTTGGTAATTCGTACCAATAACAAAGCCTTTTTGGAAGCTTGTAAAACGTATCTGCAACAGTTGTATGCAGTGGTAAAAGGAAATTTTGCAAATCAGGGAGGTCCAATTATTATGGTTCAGGCTGAAAATGAATTTGGTTCGTATGTTTCTCAAAGAACGGATATTAGAGCTGAAGATCATAAAGCATACAAAACAGCCATTTACAATATGCTTAAAGAAACTGGGTTTCCAGAGCCTTTTTTTACTTCTGACGGAACTTGGCTGTTTGAAGGAGGTGCTGTTGAAGGCGTATTGCCAACCGCAAATGGAGAATCAAATATAGAAAACTTAAAAAAGCAGGTTGATAAATTCCATAAAGGACAAGGACCTTATATGGTGGCAGAGTTTTATTCTGGTTGGTTGGATCATTGGGCAGAACCATTTATTAAAATTGGATCTGAGGAGATTGCAAGTCAGACTAAAAAGTACCTAGACGCAGGTGTTTCTTTTAATTATTATATGGTACACGGTGGTACTAATTTTGGATTTACTTCTGGAGCAAATTATAATGAAGAAAGTGATATTCAGCCGGATATTACGAGTTATGATTATGATGCGCCTATTAGCGAAGCAGGTTGGGCAACACCAAAATTCATGGCTATTCGTGACGTAATGCAAAAGTATTCTAAAACGAAATTAGCGCCGATTCCAGAGAAAATACCAGTTGTAAAATACCCTAATCAGCCTGTTCAAGCCAGTATGGATGTTTTAAGCTGGATCAAAAAAGAAAAAGCGGTTGTAAATGACCAGCCATTAACATTTGAAAAGTTAGGTCAGGGACATGGTTATGTTTTATATCGCAAACGTTTTACGCAGCCAATTAACGGTAAACTAAAAATACAAGGATTGAGAGACTTTGCTACAGTTTATGTAAATGGAGCTAAGGTTGGGGAATTGAATAGAGTTTTCAAAAATTACGAGTTGACAGTTACTATTCCTTTCAACGGTATTTTAGAAATTCTGGTTGAAAATATGGGACGTATTAATTACGGAGCCGAAATAGTGCATAATACGAAAGGAATTATTTCTCCAGTATTCATTAATGAATATGAAATTAGTGGCGGATGGGAAATGTATAAAATGCCGATGAGTGAAGTTCCAGTTCTTAAAACTGAAACGGTAAAACCTGGACGACCAGTTTTATATGAAGCTACAGTAAACATCGATAAACCAGCCGATACTTTTCTTGATATGACCAATTGGGGAAAGGGAATTGTATTTGTTAACGGACACAATCTTGGACGCTACTGGAAAGTAGGACCACAACAAACGCTATATGTGCCAGGCTGTTGGTTGAACAAAGGGGTAAACAATTTTGTTATATTGGAGCAGCTTAATGAAAATGCTCAGACAGAATTAATTTTTACAGATCAACCGATATTGGATAAACTAAACTAA
- a CDS encoding isoaspartyl peptidase/L-asparaginase family protein, with amino-acid sequence MSNRRNFIKKTTLGTLAISSVLGVSGFAANHENEEITAEPKEKKQKKPIIISTWNHGLPANKESWKNLKEGKSALDAIEAGMKIPEADPTVRSVGYGGYPDREGKVTLDACIMDHNSNCGSVCFLQGIKHPISVAKRVLQNTPHVMLAGQGALQFALSEGFKEENLLTPESERDWKKWLEDSKYKPVINIENHDTISMLMLDQEGNLSGGCTTSGAAWKMHGRVGDSPIIGAGLFLDNEVGAAAATGLGEAVIRTAGSAMVVELMRQGKSPYDACKEITERIYNKHKNHKDMEYLQVGFIALNKNGEYAGYSLRSGFNYAVSDDAKGHRMEDAKFKMSWDK; translated from the coding sequence ATGTCAAATAGAAGAAATTTTATTAAGAAAACGACTTTAGGCACCTTGGCGATAAGTTCTGTTTTGGGCGTAAGCGGATTTGCTGCTAATCATGAAAATGAAGAAATAACGGCAGAACCAAAAGAAAAAAAGCAGAAAAAACCAATTATTATTTCGACATGGAATCACGGTTTACCTGCAAATAAAGAATCCTGGAAAAATCTAAAAGAAGGAAAATCGGCTTTAGATGCTATCGAAGCCGGAATGAAAATACCTGAAGCCGATCCGACCGTTCGTAGTGTTGGTTACGGAGGATATCCGGATCGCGAAGGAAAAGTAACTCTTGATGCCTGTATTATGGATCATAACAGTAATTGCGGTTCTGTTTGCTTTCTGCAAGGAATCAAACACCCAATTTCTGTGGCAAAAAGAGTGTTGCAAAATACGCCTCACGTAATGTTAGCAGGGCAAGGTGCATTGCAGTTTGCTTTGTCTGAAGGTTTTAAAGAAGAAAACTTACTAACGCCAGAATCGGAAAGAGACTGGAAAAAATGGCTGGAAGATTCAAAATACAAACCAGTCATTAACATCGAAAACCACGACACCATAAGTATGCTAATGTTAGACCAAGAGGGCAATCTTTCTGGTGGCTGTACGACAAGTGGAGCAGCTTGGAAAATGCACGGACGCGTCGGTGACTCCCCAATAATCGGCGCGGGTCTTTTTTTGGACAACGAAGTGGGTGCCGCAGCAGCAACAGGATTGGGAGAAGCGGTTATAAGAACTGCAGGAAGCGCGATGGTGGTCGAATTAATGCGTCAGGGAAAATCTCCTTATGATGCTTGCAAGGAAATCACAGAGCGTATTTACAACAAACACAAAAATCATAAAGATATGGAGTATCTGCAAGTTGGTTTTATTGCTTTAAATAAAAACGGCGAATATGCAGGTTACAGTCTAAGATCAGGATTTAATTACGCGGTTTCTGATGATGCAAAAGGTCACAGAATGGAAGACGCGAAATTTAAAATGTCTTGGGATAAATAA
- a CDS encoding putative glycoside hydrolase, with product MVKLLRTNKLQKLSKVLVLALSLSLFSCGQKENKDQENGKFTFGVWTTADAKKSDADYSKEFKKYKDGGIDEVLINTQTDPKLLARLVPLATKEGLKVHAWIMAMNRPNDSIALQHPDWYQVSKEGKSCFDNRPYVDYYQWLCPTKEESRNHVLGLVEGLAKVEGIESVHLDYIRFPDIFLPISLLPKYNLVQDTELPQFDFCYCDACVSKFEKEHHKNPKNSHNTSIDMEWKNFRLNAVKAVVDDAYKIAHKHNKKLTAAVFPYPEMADHMVRQRWDKWNIDEVYPMIYHSFYDEEIDWVGYATKQGVADLEGKPTKVNTGIYIPGLKSDAELKEAILQAKKNGATGVSFFDGNALSDSNLKTIREVKSAL from the coding sequence ATGGTAAAATTATTACGAACGAATAAGCTGCAAAAACTATCAAAAGTTTTAGTATTAGCGCTTTCGCTGAGTTTATTCTCGTGCGGACAAAAAGAAAATAAAGATCAGGAAAACGGAAAATTCACTTTTGGAGTTTGGACAACTGCTGACGCTAAAAAATCGGATGCAGATTATTCGAAAGAATTTAAAAAATACAAAGATGGCGGAATTGACGAAGTTTTAATTAACACTCAAACTGACCCGAAATTATTAGCAAGATTAGTGCCTCTTGCCACAAAAGAAGGCCTAAAAGTTCATGCCTGGATTATGGCAATGAACCGTCCAAACGATTCAATCGCTTTGCAGCATCCAGATTGGTATCAAGTAAGCAAGGAAGGAAAGTCTTGTTTTGATAATCGTCCGTATGTAGATTATTACCAATGGCTTTGTCCGACTAAAGAAGAATCCAGAAACCACGTTTTAGGTTTAGTAGAAGGTTTGGCAAAAGTTGAGGGAATTGAAAGTGTACATTTAGATTACATTCGTTTCCCGGATATTTTCCTGCCAATCAGTTTGTTGCCAAAATACAACTTGGTTCAGGATACAGAATTACCACAGTTTGATTTCTGTTATTGTGATGCCTGTGTAAGCAAATTCGAAAAAGAACATCATAAGAATCCAAAAAACAGCCACAATACTTCCATTGATATGGAGTGGAAAAACTTCAGATTAAATGCTGTAAAAGCGGTGGTTGATGATGCGTATAAAATCGCTCACAAACACAATAAAAAATTAACAGCGGCAGTATTTCCTTATCCGGAAATGGCAGATCACATGGTGCGTCAGCGTTGGGATAAATGGAATATTGATGAAGTATATCCAATGATTTATCATAGTTTTTATGATGAAGAAATTGACTGGGTAGGTTACGCAACAAAACAAGGTGTAGCCGATTTAGAAGGAAAACCGACAAAAGTAAATACAGGAATTTACATTCCGGGATTAAAATCGGATGCAGAATTAAAAGAAGCAATTCTTCAAGCAAAGAAAAATGGCGCAACCGGAGTTTCATTTTTTGACGGAAATGCCTTATCAGATAGTAATTTAAAAACGATTAGAGAGGTAAAATCGGCTTTGTAG
- a CDS encoding glycoside hydrolase family 20 protein codes for MKKLLFLLTIITSIFSANAQKVYTESDIRIIPKPTQTLIKTGVFEFTKDTKFVVNGDFQKDAANALASKFGTAAGWKPEVTTKAPASNYVLLKTDPNLKNEAYVLDVNPTNIVISAKGNNGFLYALESIRQLLPEAIESQFAITSAKWEIPSLTINDEPRFKWRGLMLDLSRHFFDKNYVLATIDRLAAHKMNVLHMHLVDDQGWRIEIKKYPKLTEVGAWRVDQENLSWNARLAVTADQKGTYGGFFTQEELKEIVKYAATKGIEVIPEIEMPAHVSSAIASYPELACFDQRIGVPSGGVWPLTDIYCAGKETTFEFLQNVIDEVITIFPSKYIHIGGDEATKTNWAKCPHCQKRIKDERLKSVEELQSYFVKRMEKYINSKGKKVIGWDEILEGGLAPDATVMSWRGTKGGTEAADQGHDVIMTPETPCYFNFYQGPQNEEPLAFDAYNPLSEVYKFDPVVATMTPQEASHVLGGQANLWAEHIKGPKDSEYMIFPRLAALSETLWSPKEKRNWNDFTSRLFSMFKRYDYQGLNYAKSAYLVTASSIADLGNKQVKVELKNEFPNPDIRYVLGNQNIDHHAIKYTTPIEIKETTVLKASLFQDEKPVGKTFTDTIVFHKAFAQKVKYLTPFNQSYKGDANTMVNSIRGSKNFHDGQWQAWLVNDMELVIDLGKVESIEQVIVGTLESQGAGVNFPIQVKVLISNDGIKYTQVGKVMRPYAVNPVPELKDFKINFQKQNARFVKVIGGNLKKSPKGESSWLFVDEILVN; via the coding sequence ATGAAAAAATTACTATTCCTATTAACCATTATCACTTCAATTTTCTCGGCTAACGCGCAGAAAGTGTACACGGAAAGTGATATTCGCATCATTCCAAAGCCGACTCAGACCCTTATTAAAACAGGCGTTTTTGAATTTACAAAAGATACAAAGTTTGTGGTAAACGGTGATTTCCAAAAAGATGCTGCAAATGCATTGGCTTCAAAATTTGGGACTGCTGCAGGATGGAAACCAGAAGTAACTACAAAAGCTCCTGCGAGTAATTATGTTTTATTGAAAACAGATCCGAATTTAAAAAATGAAGCTTATGTTTTAGATGTAAATCCAACGAATATTGTTATTTCTGCAAAAGGGAATAATGGTTTTCTGTACGCTTTAGAAAGCATCAGACAATTACTTCCTGAAGCAATCGAAAGTCAGTTTGCGATTACTTCTGCAAAATGGGAAATTCCAAGTTTGACTATTAATGATGAACCTCGTTTTAAATGGAGAGGTTTAATGTTAGATTTATCTCGCCATTTCTTTGATAAAAATTATGTTTTAGCGACAATCGATCGTTTGGCTGCGCACAAAATGAATGTTTTGCACATGCACTTAGTGGACGATCAAGGCTGGAGAATTGAAATCAAAAAATATCCAAAACTGACAGAAGTTGGTGCATGGAGAGTAGATCAGGAAAATTTATCCTGGAACGCGAGACTTGCTGTTACAGCTGATCAAAAAGGAACTTACGGCGGATTTTTCACGCAAGAAGAATTAAAAGAAATTGTAAAATATGCCGCAACAAAAGGAATTGAAGTAATTCCGGAAATCGAAATGCCGGCGCACGTGAGCAGTGCCATTGCTTCTTATCCGGAATTGGCTTGTTTTGATCAGAGAATTGGGGTTCCTTCTGGAGGAGTTTGGCCTTTGACAGATATTTACTGTGCAGGAAAAGAAACGACTTTTGAATTTTTGCAAAATGTAATCGATGAAGTAATCACCATTTTTCCATCAAAATATATTCATATTGGAGGTGATGAAGCTACTAAAACCAATTGGGCAAAATGTCCGCATTGCCAGAAAAGAATTAAAGATGAACGTTTAAAAAGCGTTGAAGAATTGCAAAGTTATTTTGTAAAACGCATGGAGAAATACATCAATTCTAAAGGTAAAAAAGTAATTGGATGGGATGAAATCTTAGAAGGTGGTCTAGCTCCAGATGCAACAGTAATGAGCTGGAGAGGAACAAAAGGCGGAACTGAAGCTGCAGATCAAGGTCATGACGTAATTATGACACCAGAAACACCTTGTTATTTCAATTTTTACCAAGGACCTCAAAATGAAGAACCTTTAGCTTTTGATGCATATAATCCGTTAAGTGAAGTCTATAAATTTGATCCAGTAGTTGCAACAATGACACCTCAGGAAGCATCACATGTTTTAGGAGGTCAAGCTAATTTATGGGCAGAACATATTAAAGGTCCGAAAGATTCTGAATACATGATTTTCCCAAGATTGGCAGCTTTATCAGAAACATTGTGGAGTCCGAAAGAAAAGCGTAACTGGAACGATTTTACATCAAGATTGTTTTCAATGTTTAAACGTTACGATTATCAGGGATTAAATTATGCGAAAAGTGCTTATTTGGTAACGGCTTCTTCAATAGCTGATTTGGGAAATAAACAAGTCAAAGTGGAGTTGAAAAATGAGTTCCCAAATCCAGATATTCGTTATGTTTTAGGAAATCAGAACATTGATCATCACGCAATAAAATATACAACTCCAATCGAAATCAAAGAAACAACGGTTTTAAAAGCTTCTTTATTTCAGGATGAAAAACCAGTTGGAAAAACATTCACAGATACTATAGTTTTCCATAAAGCATTTGCTCAGAAAGTAAAATATTTAACTCCATTTAATCAGAGTTATAAAGGAGATGCCAATACAATGGTTAATTCAATCAGAGGAAGTAAGAATTTCCATGACGGACAATGGCAGGCTTGGTTAGTTAATGATATGGAATTGGTAATCGATCTTGGAAAAGTAGAAAGCATAGAACAAGTAATTGTGGGAACTTTAGAAAGTCAGGGAGCAGGAGTTAATTTCCCAATTCAGGTGAAAGTTTTAATTTCTAATGATGGAATTAAATACACGCAAGTTGGAAAAGTAATGCGTCCATATGCGGTAAATCCAGTTCCGGAATTGAAGGATTTTAAAATTAATTTCCAAAAACAAAATGCACGTTTTGTGAAAGTAATAGGAGGCAACTTAAAGAAAAGTCCAAAAGGAGAAAGTTCTTGGTTATTTGTGGATGAGATTTTGGTGAATTAA